In Actinomycetota bacterium, one genomic interval encodes:
- a CDS encoding LacI family transcriptional regulator has protein sequence MARYNIKDVAKACGVSISTVSHALNGSRYVKKETKEKIFSTASEMGYKASTLAKGLRKKSLNTIAVFIPNIASQFFSQVLIGINKIANKNDFHIIIVNTFYDSDEETRLIENLKNQYVDGAIFVSGLDNERCIRELNNEKFPIVLVARKVGEDIPSVLINNFEAAKSGVDYLASLGHRDIGYITFEFKERHTVSERFEGFKEGLLQNGLEYRQENVLIMKQYSMDEMGMTYEYAKKFFEDGSFPTAIMTVTDNVAAGIYNILKEKGCKIPEDVSVLGFDNLLLSAFLDPPLTTIEQPKEQMGEKAMEMMLDIIKKRQAGKGNIINLESRLIKRKSASKYKNKQYKAK, from the coding sequence ATGGCTAGATATAATATAAAAGATGTTGCAAAAGCTTGCGGAGTTTCAATTTCCACAGTTTCCCATGCGCTGAATGGCTCCAGATATGTAAAAAAAGAAACAAAAGAAAAAATATTCTCCACTGCTTCCGAAATGGGCTATAAGGCAAGTACCCTGGCAAAAGGTTTAAGAAAAAAATCACTCAACACAATAGCTGTCTTTATTCCAAATATAGCAAGTCAGTTTTTTTCACAGGTACTTATTGGGATTAATAAAATAGCTAATAAAAATGATTTTCATATTATCATCGTCAATACTTTTTATGACAGCGATGAAGAAACCAGGCTTATTGAAAATTTAAAAAATCAGTATGTGGACGGAGCCATATTTGTGAGTGGTCTTGATAATGAAAGATGCATAAGAGAACTTAACAATGAAAAATTTCCTATTGTGCTTGTCGCAAGAAAAGTTGGTGAAGATATACCTTCAGTGCTTATTAACAATTTTGAAGCTGCAAAATCAGGAGTCGATTATCTTGCTTCGCTTGGCCACAGAGATATCGGATATATCACTTTTGAATTTAAGGAAAGGCATACAGTCAGTGAAAGATTTGAAGGGTTTAAGGAAGGATTATTACAGAATGGCTTAGAGTACAGGCAGGAAAACGTATTGATTATGAAACAGTATTCTATGGATGAAATGGGAATGACTTATGAGTACGCAAAAAAATTTTTTGAAGACGGCAGTTTTCCTACTGCCATCATGACAGTAACTGATAATGTAGCAGCAGGTATTTATAATATTCTTAAAGAGAAAGGGTGTAAAATCCCTGAAGATGTTTCTGTTCTGGGGTTTGACAATCTTCTGCTCAGCGCTTTTCTTGATCCGCCTCTTACTACAATTGAACAGCCAAAAGAACAGATGGGTGAAAAAGCTATGGAAATGATGCTTGATATTATTAAAAAAAGGCAGGCCGGGAAAGGTAATATCATTAATCTGGAGTCCAGACTGATAAAAAGAAAATCAGCGTCTAAATATAAAAATAAACAATATAAAGCTAAATAA